The nucleotide window GCCGCCGCGGGTTGTCGCGTCGCATACTCGGTCAACCAGTGGAGCACCGGGTTCACCGGCAACGTCTCCGTGACCAACCTCGGTGACCCGATCACCAACGGTTGGCGACTGACCTGGAGCTTCGCCGGCAACCAGCGGATCACCCAGGGCTGGAGCGCCACCATCACCCAGTCCGGCCAGGCGGTGACCGCGGTCAACCCGTCCTGGGCGACAGGCCTGGCCACCAACGCGACGGCGACGTTCGGCTTCAACGCCGACTACTCCGGCACGAACGCGGCGCCCGCCTCGTTCTCGCTCAACGGCACGGTCTGCACCGGGACCACGCCCACGACGCCGCCGACCACGACGCCGACGACCCCGCCGACGACGCCGCCCACCACCCCGCCCACCACCCCGCCGACGACGCCGCCGACCTCGCAGCCGCCCGGCAACAAGGTCGACAACCCGTACGCGGGCGCCCGGGGCTACGTGAACCCGGAGTGGAAGGCCAAGGCCGACGCGGAGCCCGGCGGTAGCCGGGTCTCGAGCAACCCGACCGCGGTCTGGCTGGACCGGATCGCCGCCATCGAGGGCACGACCGGCAGCAGCTCCAACGGCTCGATGGGCCTTGAGGACCACCTGGACGCCGCGCTCGCGCAGGGCGCCGGCTACATCCAGTTCGTCATCTACAACCTGCCCGGGCGCGACTGCTCGGCGCTGGCCTCCAACGGCGAGCTGGGCGTGAACGACCTGCCCCGCTACAAGGCCGAGTACATCGACCCGATCGCCGCGATCCAGAGCCGCGCGAAGTACGCCGGCCTGCGGATCATCAACGTGATCGAGATCGACTCGCTGCCGAACCTGATCACCAACACCAACGTCGCGACCTGCGCCACGATGAAGTCGAACGGCGGCTACGTGCAGGGCGTCGGCTACGCGCTGAACAAGCTCGGCGCGATCGGCAACGTCTACAACTACATCGACGCCGCGCACCACGGCTGGATCGGCTGGGACACCAACTTCGGCCCGACCGCGGACATCATGTTGCAGGCCGCGCAGGCGTCCGGCAGCGTGCGCAACGTCAACGGCTTCATCACCAACACGGCGAACTACTCGGCGCTGACCGAGCCGTACTTCACCATCAACACCTCGGTGGGCGGCACCTCGGTGCGGCAGTCCAAGTGGGTCGACTGGAACCAGTACGTCGACGAGCTCTCGTTCGCTCAGGCGTTCCGTACCAAGCTGGTCTCGGTCGGCTTCGACTCCGGCATCGGCATGCTGATCGACACCTCGCGCAACGGCTGGGGCGGCTCCAGCCGGCCCACCGCGGCGAGCACGTCGACCGCCGTGGACACCTTCGTCAACCAGTCGCGCATCGACCGCCGGATCCACGCCGGCAACTGGTGCAACCAGGACGGCGCCGGCCTCGGCGAGCGTCCCCGGTCGGCTCCGGCCTCGGGCATCGACGCCTACGTCTGGGTCAAGCCCCCGGGCGAGTCGGACGGCTCCAGCACCCTCATCCCGAACAACGAGGGCAAGGGCTTCGACCGGATGTGCGACCCGACCTACACCGGTAACGAGCGCAACGGCAACAGCCCCACCGGCTCGCTGTCCGGCGCCCCGATCTCGGGAGCCTGGTTCTCGGCGCAGTTCCGCCAGCTGATGGCGAACGCGTACCCGCCCCTTTCCTGATCCACTCCCGACGCGGGCGGCCCGGTTCTCCCACGACCGGGCCGCCCGCCCTTTTCTGGCTAGGCTTTGCCGATGACCACGGACCGATGGGCGAGCTGGCTGCTGCGCCGCCGGGACGGCGGCTCGACGGAGCTGCGCGAGCGGTTCGCCGCGGAGCTGATCGCGTTCCGGGACGGCGTTCTCGACCGCGCCGCGATCGCCGAGGGCGACGTGGTCCTCGACGTCGGCACGGGCACGGGACTGATCGGCCTCGGCGCGCTCGACCTGGTCGGCCCGGCCGGGCGGGTGGTGTTCAGCGACGTCTCGGCCGCGCTGCTCGACGAGTGCCGGCGGCTCGCCGACCCGGACCGCAGCAGCTTCGTCGAGGCGGCGGCGGACGACCTCGGCCCGATCGCGGACGCGTCGGTCGACGTCGTGACGACCCGGTCGGTGCTGATCTACGTGGCCCGCAAGCGCGAGGCCTTCGCCGAGCTGTTCCGGGTGCTCCGCCCCGGCGGCCGGTTGTCCATCTTCGAGCCGATCAACAGCTTTCCCGTACGGGCGGGAGCCGACCACCTGTTCGGGCTGGACCTCACCCCCGTGGCCGACCTCGCCGCCAAGGTGCGCGCACAGTTCACGCCGGGCGCGCCGGACGGCGGCCGCCCGATGACCGACTTCGACGAGCGCGACCTGCTCGGCTGGGCCCGGGAGGCGGGGTTCACCCGGGTGACGCTCGACTACCGGGCGGAGGTCGACGTGCCGGGGCCGCCCGTCACGGACTGGGCGGCGCTCAAGCGCACGTCCCCGAACCCGCTGGCGCCGACGTACGGCGAGGCGATCGAGGCGGCGCTGACCCCCGCCGAGCGCGAGCGCCTGGACGCGCACGTGGAGCGCCTGGCCGGCACGCCGACCCGGCACACGATGGCGAAGGCGTACCTCAGCGCGACCCGCGCCTGAACCGCACCCGTCCCGCTACCGCCCGCCCGCCGGGCGCGCAATATCGCCTGGTCATAATGGTGCTCGCCCGCCCACTTATGAAGGAGTCTCACGATGTCGGTCCGGCAGGGGCTGGCCTTCGCGGGCCGCTACGAGGCGGCGCTCTGGGCCGCCCTGTTCCGCTGGATCGCCCGCCGGCCCTACCCGGTCGAGCCCGGCACCGCCGCCTTCCACTACGCCGGCACCGTCACGCCGCTCTTCGGCGTCTTCATCGGGCTGTCCGCGGTCGAGATCCCGATCCTGCACCTGATCCTGCCGTGGCAGACCGCGCGGACCATCTCGTTGATCATCGGGGCGTACGGCCTGGTCTGGATGATCGGCCTGCTGGCCACCCTGCGGCTCTACCCGCACCTGGCCGCGCCGGGCGCGCTGGTCATCCGCAACAGCACCACCCTGCGGGTCGAGGTGCCGTGGGACGCCGTCGAGAGCGTCCAGGTGCGCCGCCGCTCGATGCCGCCCGGCGGCGGCGTCCAGGTCGAGGAGGCCGGCGACGCCCGCATCCTCTCGCTCGGCGTCGGCAGCCAGACCAGCATCGACGTCCAGCTGAGCCGGCCGCTGACCGTCGGGCACAAGAAGACCGGCGGCCGGCCGGTGACGCAGATCCGGTTCCACGCCGACGACCCCGAGGGACTGGTCGCCGCGGCCCGCGCGCGACTGACACCCGCCCTGACCTAACCTCGTTCGGCCGTAGCGTGTTCGGTAGGCTGCCGCCACTGAGCATCGGGGGTGGGTCATCGAGCAGGTCGAGGTCCGGCGTGCCGAGCCGGCCGCCGCGGGCCGGCGGCTCACGGTGGCCGCGGGCAGCGTGGTCGGCAACCGCTATCCGGCCAACTTCGACGTGCTGCACATCGACCCGGTCTGGCCCCTGGTGGTCGTGGCGGACGGGATGGGCGACGGCCCCGGCAGCGCGATCGCCGGGCGCACGGCGGTCGACGTCTTCGTGGCCGGTGCGACGGCCGCGCCGACGCCCCGGGCACTGCGGGCCGCCGTCGCCGAGGTGCAGCTCCGGGTCCGGGCGGCCGGCGCCGCGCTGGGCGAGCTCACCGGCTGCACGCTGACCGCCTTCGTGGGCGCCGTCGACGAGCCCGACGCCTGGATCGTGCAGCTCGGCGACTCGCGCGCCTACCGCCTGCGCGACGGCCTGCTCGAACTGCTCACCACCGACCACACGATGGCCTGGCTCGGCGCCGTGTACGGCTGGTGGCCGGCCGACTCGCCCGAGGCGCACGCGGCGCGCTACCGGCTGACCCGCTACGCCGGGCATCCGGACTCGCCCGAGCCGGACGTGCTCAGCGTGGCGCTGCGCGCCGGCGACGTGTTCCTGCTCTGCACCGACGGCCTCGCGGAGCAGGTCGGCTACGAACGGCTCACCGAGGTGCTGCGGGGCACGCCCGACCCGGGCGAGGCGGCGACGACGCTGCTCGAGGACTCCCTGCGGGCCGGCGGCGACGACAATGCGACGGCCGCGGTGATCCGGGTCGGACGGGAGTGACCGATGGGTGAGATCGGCCTGCGGCCGGTGCGCGACGCGGACCTCGACGCGCTCTACGACCAGATGCGCGACCCCGAGGCCGTCATGATGGCCGCCTTCACCGCCGAGGATCCGGACGACCGGGAGGCGTTCGACGCGCACTTCGTGCGGCTGCGCACCTCGCCGGACATCCTGCTGCGGGCGATCACGGTGGACGGCGAGCTCGCCGGGACCATCGCGAGCTTCGTCGTCGGCGGCGACACCGAGATCACGTACTGGCTGGACCGGGCCTGGTGGGGCCGCGGCGTCGCCACCCGCGCCGTCGAGCTGCTGCTCGACCTCGTGCCGGTGCGGCCGATCATCGCGCGCGCGGCGAGCGACAACGCCGGCTCCCTGGCCGTGCTGCGCAAGACCGGCTTCCGCCCGGAGGGCATCGAGGTCGCCTACTCGACGGCCCGCGGCAAGGAGATCGAGGAGACGGTGCTTCGCCTGGACGGGCCGTGACCGCGCCCGGGTGACCGGGAGATGCCGGCGACCCGCCGCATCGGCGGGTCACCGGCATCCGGCCCCTCGGGAAAGTCTGTGTAGGGAAGGTCAGCCCTTCTTGAAGAAGCGGTACACGGCCCGGTAGGGCACCGACGTCGTCGCGCCCGCCGCGCACGCGGTCGCCGGTGCGACACCGCCGACCGTCGACAGCCGCTGGATGTAGGTGACGTCGCCGAAGACGCCGGGTCCCCGCGTCCGGGCGCCCGTGACCAGCAACTGCGGGATGCTGTTCGGGGTGTCCGACGGCGCCGGCTTCGGCGCGGTGCCCTCGATCAGCGAGCCGTCCTCGTCGGACTCCCAGCTCGGGCCGCGGAAGTGCAGGGCCGACACCGGCCGCACCGGGCGCAGCGTGATGCCGGTCAGCGAGGCGGCGGGTTCGATCAGGGTCCACTTGGCGTCCGTGCAGCCGTAGACCTGGACGCCCTTGGCCTTGAAGACGGAGGTCAACGTGTTGCCGGCGGGCGGGACGAGCTCGGGTGGAACGCTGCTCGGGCCGCCGAGGAAGCGGTCGGCCGTGACGGGTGCGGGCAGGTCATCGGCGAACGAGACGCCGGAGGAGGTGCCGACGAGCGCCAGTACGGCAACGCCGACGCCGGCCGAGATACGGAGAGATCTGGTCACCAGGGATCCTTCGCGGTAGGGCTGGCGTTACGCCCGACCAACCCTAGGGCTACTGTCCGCGACGGAGTCTTAACTGCGTCCTAAGTCTTCCACAGGTTTTTGTGGAGGAAGATCGACAATGAGCAATTTTCAACCTGGCCTCGGGCCAGAGGTATCCGAGCCGTCGACCGGCGCCGGGAGCTGCCACCCGGGCCACGTTGAAAAAGGCTCAATCGACGGGCCGCCCGGCGCACCGGGCGGCCGGTCGATCAGCCGGCCGGGTAGAAGCCGGTCGGCGCCGGGCCCTGCTTCTGGTCGCGGCCGCGCATCCGCAGGCGCAGCAGCAGGCCGACGCCGACGAAGACCAGGACGCCGCCCACGATCAGGCCCGGCCCGAGCAGGCTTGGCGTGCCGGCGTCGCCGGCCGTCGGCACGGACGCCAGGTCGTCGTCGGACTCGGCCGGCTGCGGCGCCGCCTCGTCGGCGGCGGGCTCCTCTGCCTCCTCGGTCTCGCTCGGCGACGGCTTTGGCGACGCGGTCGGTTCCGCCTCGCCCTTCTCGCCCTCGATCCGGCTGCGGGCCGTCGACTCCTGGAGCAGCGTCTGCCGGGCGTTGAAGGCCTGCGCCTGGAAGATCACCTCTCCCGCGTCGGCGTCGTCGTCGAACGCGATCTCGTAACGCGCCGTCACCGTGCGGCCGCGGCAGAGCTGGCCCGGGTCGAGCCGCACGTCGGTGATCCGGGTGCTGTCGGCGCCACCGTTCTGCACCTGCACCGGGAAGTCGCGGCCGTCCTCGACCCGGGCGACCTGGATCTCGTCCAGCTCCGGGCCGTCGACCTGGAGGATCAGCGACCAGCGGACCTTCTGGCAGCGCCGCGCCTCGGAGGAGGCGACCACGGTCACCGTACGTGCCTGTTTCCCGGCGGTGAAGGTGGCGGGCACCTCGGTGATGGCCACCGCGAAGCCGGGCTCGACCGCGCCGGCGCGGCCCGGTAGGGCCAGGGTCGCGACGACCACGGCCAGAACGGTGGACAGCAGGGCAGTGCGATGCCGCACAGCAATCATCTCCTTACGCAGAGGCGTCAAAAACGCACGCACGTAAGGTAGTTCGGTGCCGCCGCGCGAAAGGTTCAGCCCGGCCTGAGGGATCACTCGGGATAACACTTATTTTTGTCTTATCAGCTGGTTACCGACAGGTATCTTCGCAGGCCAGCGCCTTTATCATCGTGGGCGGCCGTGCGGCGGCCCAAGATTCCCCGGAAAGTTCTTCCGGAACGTTCATCCGAACCCGGGCCGCGCACGTAGATGGGGGAGGGCGGGAGACCGGCGACAACGCACCGTAAGGAAAGGTAGATGGCCGGTAGATCAGCCCGACAGTAACGAGCGCGGGGCATCCCCCACGGATGCCGGCGTCCCGACCGCCCAGGACGGACGCCACACCGCTGCGGAGAACGAGGAGTTATGGCCCGGACGAAGACGAACCAGCGAACCGCAAGTGACGTCCCCATTGATGCCACCGGCGGCCGGACACCGCCGTCGACGATCGCCTACGTGGTGCTCGGCGTCTCCATCATCGCGGCAATCTGGGCCGCTGCGATGCTGACCACCGCGGGTAAGACCGGCTACGTCTACTTCTTCACGTACTGCCTGTACTACATGGGTGTCGTCTGCCTCGTGTCGCTCTCGATCACGATCATGCTGGGACTGGTCGCCACCGACCGGCTGGTCCTGTCGATCCGGCAGCGGGTGCTGCTCCAGTCCGCGCACCGCACCACCGGCATCATCGCGGTCAGCGCCCTCTTCGTGCACGTCTGGACGAAGGTCGCCATGAACCTCGTCGGCGTGGTCGACGTGTTCATCCCGTTCCTGCTGCCGTACAACGGGTTCTTCATCGGTCTCGGCAGCGTCTCCGCGTACGTGATGGTGCTGGTCATGTGGACCGGTCTCGCCCGCGCGCGGTTCATCGGCAAGGGCAAGCCCTGGATGTGGCGCGGTATCCACGCCATCTCGTACCTGATGTGGCCGCTCGCCCTGCTGCACGGCCTCAACGCCGGCCGCCCCGCCGCCACCTGGGTCATCGTCAGCTACGTCGTCTGCGTGCTGGGTGTGCTCGTCGGGCTCGCCGTGCGGCTCTCGGTCAGCCTCAACCGCCGCAAGGACTTCGCGTCGCAGGCCGGCACCGGCACCGGCAAGATCCAGCCGGTCGGCAAGCTCGTGCCGACCACCACCCCGAGCAAGGGCCGGGGCAAGAGCCGCCGCGCCGAGCCGGTCGCCCCCGCGGCGGTCGAGGCCTGGACGCCGGCCGCCCCGGTGCCCAGCGAGCCGGTCGCGGCCCCGGCCGGCCCCCCGCCGCAGGCCGAGCGTCGTCCGCGCCGCGGCGCCGACGACGACGAGCGGGCCCGCCGCCGCCGCGACTACGTCGACGCGCCGACCCAGCGCTGGGAGTTCGAGGAAGACGACATGCCGGCGCAGCGCTCGCGCCGCTACGCCGAGGACGAGGCGCCGGCGCCGCGCCAGCGGCGGGCGCCCGAGCCCGAGCGCTTCGACGAGCCCACCCGGGCGATCTCGCGGCGCGCCGCCGAGGACGGCCCGCGCGGCTACGCCGAGGACGACGACATGCCCGCGCCGCGCGGTCGCCGCCGGGCCGAAGACGACTACGTCGAGGAGCGCCCGCCGTCCCGGTCCCGGCGCTACGCCGGCACCGAGTTCGAGCAGGAGCCGGCGCCGGCACCGCGCGGCCGGCGCTACGCCGACGAGGACGAGGTGCCCGCGCCGCGCGGCCGCCGCCTCGCCGCCGACGACGCCCCGGCGCCGCGGCAGCGCCGCTACCCGGACGACGAGCGGTACGAGGAGGCGCCGCGGCGCCGGTCGGATCGCTACGTGGACGACGAGCCGCCGAGGCCGTCCCGCGCGGCGCGCTACGCCGAGGATGCGGAGACTGCGCCCCGGGCCCGGCGCGACCGGGGCGCTCAAATCGACAGCGCCGACCCGGAGTACGACGACGCGCCGGCCCTGGTAGACATGGCGTCCCGGCGGGCACGCCGGGCGACACAGCAGGAACCCGCCCGTACGGCGAGCCGGGGGGCTCGCCGAGGCGGTAAGGGTGGGGATGAATCGGCTGACGACCAATACTTCCGTCAGCTGCGAGGGGAAGCACAGTGAGTGAGCGCAGCAGGGCAGGGCACGGCACCGGCGGGACGTCGTCGTGAGCGAGGGCAGGGTTCCGCCCGTCACGAGCGTGGGCACGCCACGGATCACGGCCGGGTTCGACGAGTACGGCCGGCTCGACCTGGTCGCGCACCAGGAGGTGCACGGCGGCTTCGCGGCGCTCTCCAGCGGTGAGCTGATCGGCCTCGCCGACCGCATCGAGCTGCGCGGGCGCGGCGGCGCCGGCTTCCCGTTCGCCCGTAAGGTCCGCGCCGTGCTCGACTCCTGCCAGCGCCAGGACCTGCCGCCGGTGATCGTGGTCAACGGCACCGAGGGCGAGCCCCCGTCCTGGAAGGACAAGGCGGTCCTGACCCGCGGCCCGCACCTGATCCTCGACGGCGCGGCCCTCGCGGCCGCCGCGCTCGACGCCGAGGAGATCGTGATCGGCGTCGCCGACGACGGCATCGGCCAGGACTCCCTCGCGGCGGCGCTTGCCGAGCGGCGGATGCCGGTGCCGACCCGGATCGTCACCGTCCCGCACCGGTTCATCTCCGGCGAGGGCGGCGCGCTGGTGCGCGGCATCAACGGCGAGGCGCACATCCCGCCCGGCCGCAAGGTCCGCTCGAGCGACAACGGCGTCGGCGGGCTGCCGACCCTGCTCTCCAACGCCGAGACCTACTCGCAGCTGGCGATCGCGGCCCGGCTCGGCCCGTGGGAGTACAACGCGGTCGGCATCCCGGAGGAGCCCGGCACGGTCATGCTGACCGTCGGCGGCTCGTCCACCGCGCCCGCCGTCGTCGAGGCGCCGACCGGCACCCCGCTGATGGACGTGCTCACCATGTGCGGCGCCGACATCGGTCCCGGGCTGCTCGTCGGCGGCTACCACGGCAAGTGGATCACCGCCGAGGCCGCCAAGACAGTGACGATCTCGCGCAAGGGCTTCGCCAAGGTCGGCGGCACGCTCGGCGCCGGCATGCTCATCCCGATCGGCTCGGCGACCTGCCCGCTGGGCGAGGTCGCCCAGGTCGTGCAGTACCTCGCCGGCGAGTCGGCGGGTCAGTGCGGCCCGTGCCGCCTCGGCCTGCCCGACCTGGCCCGCGCGGTCACCCTGGTCGCGCTCGGCGGTAGCGCGCTGGAGAACGTGCGACAGGCCGCCGGCGTGGTCAAGGGCCGCGGCGCGTGCAGCCACCCGGACGGCACCGCCCGGTTCGCCCTGTCCGCGCTCGAGGTCTTCGCCCGCGACGTGGAGCTGCACGCCAACGGCGAGGGGTGCGGCAAGCAGGTGCGCGGCATCCTTCCCCTGCCGTACCACACCGATCAGGGCGCGCGGAAACTCGCCGTCGACTGGTCGCGCTGCGACGGCCACGGACTCTGCTCGGCGGTCGCCCCGGAGATCATCCGGCTCGACGCGAACGGCTTCCCGGCGTTCCCGCAGACGCCGCTGCCGCCGTGGCTCGAGAACGGCGCCCGCAAGGCGGTCAACGTGTGCCCGGCACTGGCCCTGCGGCTGACGGAGGCGGTAAAGAAGTGACCGTACCCAGGATCAAGGCCCTGATCGCGGCGACGGTTGCCGCCGGCGCGCTCGCGGGGTGCGGCTCGGCCGCCACCCCGCCGGCCGGTCCGGCGCTGCCGGCCGCCGAGCAGGCCGCGGAGCCCGCTGCCGCCGACGCCGGAGCCACCGAGCCGCCGGAGGCGCCCGCGGTGGTGCCCGCGTCGCTGAAATTCAAGGGCAGGACCCTGGACGGCAAGACCTTCGACGCCGCGACGATGGCCGGCAAGCCGACCATCCTGTGGTTCTGGGCGCCCTGGTGCGCGACCTGCGCGAGCGAGGCCCAGTCGATCTCC belongs to Amorphoplanes digitatis and includes:
- a CDS encoding GNAT family N-acetyltransferase — encoded protein: MGEIGLRPVRDADLDALYDQMRDPEAVMMAAFTAEDPDDREAFDAHFVRLRTSPDILLRAITVDGELAGTIASFVVGGDTEITYWLDRAWWGRGVATRAVELLLDLVPVRPIIARAASDNAGSLAVLRKTGFRPEGIEVAYSTARGKEIEETVLRLDGP
- a CDS encoding NADH-quinone oxidoreductase subunit NuoF family protein, which codes for MSEGRVPPVTSVGTPRITAGFDEYGRLDLVAHQEVHGGFAALSSGELIGLADRIELRGRGGAGFPFARKVRAVLDSCQRQDLPPVIVVNGTEGEPPSWKDKAVLTRGPHLILDGAALAAAALDAEEIVIGVADDGIGQDSLAAALAERRMPVPTRIVTVPHRFISGEGGALVRGINGEAHIPPGRKVRSSDNGVGGLPTLLSNAETYSQLAIAARLGPWEYNAVGIPEEPGTVMLTVGGSSTAPAVVEAPTGTPLMDVLTMCGADIGPGLLVGGYHGKWITAEAAKTVTISRKGFAKVGGTLGAGMLIPIGSATCPLGEVAQVVQYLAGESAGQCGPCRLGLPDLARAVTLVALGGSALENVRQAAGVVKGRGACSHPDGTARFALSALEVFARDVELHANGEGCGKQVRGILPLPYHTDQGARKLAVDWSRCDGHGLCSAVAPEIIRLDANGFPAFPQTPLPPWLENGARKAVNVCPALALRLTEAVKK
- a CDS encoding glycoside hydrolase family 6 protein, which translates into the protein MSPRPHTVTRGLTAAAAITLLTGAGIAVAAQQASAAAGCRVAYSVNQWSTGFTGNVSVTNLGDPITNGWRLTWSFAGNQRITQGWSATITQSGQAVTAVNPSWATGLATNATATFGFNADYSGTNAAPASFSLNGTVCTGTTPTTPPTTTPTTPPTTPPTTPPTTPPTTPPTSQPPGNKVDNPYAGARGYVNPEWKAKADAEPGGSRVSSNPTAVWLDRIAAIEGTTGSSSNGSMGLEDHLDAALAQGAGYIQFVIYNLPGRDCSALASNGELGVNDLPRYKAEYIDPIAAIQSRAKYAGLRIINVIEIDSLPNLITNTNVATCATMKSNGGYVQGVGYALNKLGAIGNVYNYIDAAHHGWIGWDTNFGPTADIMLQAAQASGSVRNVNGFITNTANYSALTEPYFTINTSVGGTSVRQSKWVDWNQYVDELSFAQAFRTKLVSVGFDSGIGMLIDTSRNGWGGSSRPTAASTSTAVDTFVNQSRIDRRIHAGNWCNQDGAGLGERPRSAPASGIDAYVWVKPPGESDGSSTLIPNNEGKGFDRMCDPTYTGNERNGNSPTGSLSGAPISGAWFSAQFRQLMANAYPPLS
- a CDS encoding TlpA family protein disulfide reductase — protein: MTVPRIKALIAATVAAGALAGCGSAATPPAGPALPAAEQAAEPAAADAGATEPPEAPAVVPASLKFKGRTLDGKTFDAATMAGKPTILWFWAPWCATCASEAQSISDLSDEYAGRLNILGIAGMGGNKDMHEFVSDLEVGEVPHLDDGPGKLWKKFGITEQSTYVILDRAGKVVVRSYLDDLQLTTKVKSLVA
- a CDS encoding PP2C family protein-serine/threonine phosphatase, with amino-acid sequence MAAGSVVGNRYPANFDVLHIDPVWPLVVVADGMGDGPGSAIAGRTAVDVFVAGATAAPTPRALRAAVAEVQLRVRAAGAALGELTGCTLTAFVGAVDEPDAWIVQLGDSRAYRLRDGLLELLTTDHTMAWLGAVYGWWPADSPEAHAARYRLTRYAGHPDSPEPDVLSVALRAGDVFLLCTDGLAEQVGYERLTEVLRGTPDPGEAATTLLEDSLRAGGDDNATAAVIRVGRE
- a CDS encoding DUF3455 domain-containing protein; protein product: MTRSLRISAGVGVAVLALVGTSSGVSFADDLPAPVTADRFLGGPSSVPPELVPPAGNTLTSVFKAKGVQVYGCTDAKWTLIEPAASLTGITLRPVRPVSALHFRGPSWESDEDGSLIEGTAPKPAPSDTPNSIPQLLVTGARTRGPGVFGDVTYIQRLSTVGGVAPATACAAGATTSVPYRAVYRFFKKG
- a CDS encoding methyltransferase domain-containing protein, whose translation is MTTDRWASWLLRRRDGGSTELRERFAAELIAFRDGVLDRAAIAEGDVVLDVGTGTGLIGLGALDLVGPAGRVVFSDVSAALLDECRRLADPDRSSFVEAAADDLGPIADASVDVVTTRSVLIYVARKREAFAELFRVLRPGGRLSIFEPINSFPVRAGADHLFGLDLTPVADLAAKVRAQFTPGAPDGGRPMTDFDERDLLGWAREAGFTRVTLDYRAEVDVPGPPVTDWAALKRTSPNPLAPTYGEAIEAALTPAERERLDAHVERLAGTPTRHTMAKAYLSATRA
- a CDS encoding translation initiation factor III, which produces MARTKTNQRTASDVPIDATGGRTPPSTIAYVVLGVSIIAAIWAAAMLTTAGKTGYVYFFTYCLYYMGVVCLVSLSITIMLGLVATDRLVLSIRQRVLLQSAHRTTGIIAVSALFVHVWTKVAMNLVGVVDVFIPFLLPYNGFFIGLGSVSAYVMVLVMWTGLARARFIGKGKPWMWRGIHAISYLMWPLALLHGLNAGRPAATWVIVSYVVCVLGVLVGLAVRLSVSLNRRKDFASQAGTGTGKIQPVGKLVPTTTPSKGRGKSRRAEPVAPAAVEAWTPAAPVPSEPVAAPAGPPPQAERRPRRGADDDERARRRRDYVDAPTQRWEFEEDDMPAQRSRRYAEDEAPAPRQRRAPEPERFDEPTRAISRRAAEDGPRGYAEDDDMPAPRGRRRAEDDYVEERPPSRSRRYAGTEFEQEPAPAPRGRRYADEDEVPAPRGRRLAADDAPAPRQRRYPDDERYEEAPRRRSDRYVDDEPPRPSRAARYAEDAETAPRARRDRGAQIDSADPEYDDAPALVDMASRRARRATQQEPARTASRGARRGGKGGDESADDQYFRQLRGEAQ